The following coding sequences are from one Epinephelus fuscoguttatus linkage group LG5, E.fuscoguttatus.final_Chr_v1 window:
- the LOC125888770 gene encoding THAP domain-containing protein 5-like — protein sequence MPKYCSVPNCKNDSGNGSDRKSFYKFPLQDPVRLQQWLRNMGRENWTPSRHQYICHEHFAPSCFKVRWGIRYLESDAVPTVFQEAEKRKAMDHSERKPKRLRTNSNQSIALSDDRTVAADAVEMESTLHTVHLYEITVDPSQQGETSLVESSDVGESHHSVQTDLNQLASVDGFEARANFPLTLFQTVNDLSNSGEVVVMSECPAGEGQDELLNGITAAILTQGHGLVMNDSTLGCTDEAVASLGAEDMTCSTEDFSGVQGSHETQVIAYFETIPNVVPSKTSTEFTFTPDTVLSSALSSKPITSTLPIVSKHVLPSSTSLVLTVERLDADEGEGEDGKSEEDSIEWQDHQLEEHCYHKNSLSKEQLEAIVAELQKKVKVLQQRHRRHLEKLLGLENTVSQLKQSNLLNEERLQLLERAYIQTSATMPDSGETVAIIYEEDDGAYLLTPLINTDEKL from the exons ATGCCAAAATATTGTTCCGTCCCAAACTGCAAGAATGACTCCGGAAACGGGAGCGACAGGAAGAGCTTCTACAA GTTCCCTCTACAGGACCCGGTCCGGCTGCAGCAGTGGCTGAGGAACATGGGACGTGAGAACTGGACTCCCTCTCGACACCAGTATATTTGCCATGAACATTTTGCACCTTCGTGCTTCAAGGTGCGCTGGGGGATCCGATACCTTGAGAGCGATGCAGTACCCACAGTCTTCCAGGAGGCCGag AAACGGAAAGCGATGGATCACAGTGAAAGGAAGCCAAAACGGCTTCGAACTAACAGTAATCAAAGCATAGCCTTGTCAGATGACAGGACAGTGGCTGCTGACGCTGTCGAGATGGAGAGTACATTACACACGGTACACCTGTATGAGATCACTGTTGACCCATCGCAGCAGGGAGAAACCAGCCTGGTGGAGTCAAGTGATGTAGGAGAATCTCACCACTCTGTACAGACAGACCTGAACCAGCTGGCTTCAGTGGATGGATTTGAAGCAAGGGCAAATTTCCCCTTAACTTTATTCCAGACAGTTAATGATCTCAGTAACAGTGGAGAGGTGGTGGTGATGTCTGAATGCCCTGCTGGTGAAGGGCAGGATGAGCTTCTGAATGGAATCACTGCTGCCATTTTAACTCAGGGCCATGGGCTGGTCATGAATGACTCCACACTTGGCTGTACAGATGAGGCCGTGGCCTCTCTAGGTGCTGAAGATATGACTTGCTCCACAGAGGATTTCTCAGGTGTCCAGGGAAGCCATGAAACTCAAGTGATCGCCTACTTTGAGACGATACCAAACGTTGTCCCCAGTAAAACCTCTACTGAGTTCACCTTCACCCCGGATACAGTTCTGTCATCTGCTCTGAGCTCTAAGCCCATCACCTCTACTCTGCCTATTGTGTCCAAACACGTGCTACCTTCATCCACGTCACTGGTCCTCACTGTGGAAAGACTGGACGcagatgagggagagggagaagacGGCAAGTCAGAGGAGGACAGCATAGAGTGGCAGGATCACCAGCTGGAGGAACACTG CTACCATAAGAACAGTCTGAGCAAGGAGCAGCTGGAGGCGATTGTGGCTGAGCTGCAGAAGAAGGTGAAGGTGCTGCAGCAGCGACACCGCCGACACCTGGAGAAGCTTCTGGGACTGGAGAACACGGTCAGCCAGCTGAAGCAAAGCAACCTGCTGAACGAAGAGCGACTACAACTGCTTgagagg GCTTACATACAGACTAGTGCAACAATGCCAGATTCTGGTGAGACTGTGGCCATCATCTATGAAGAGGACGATGGCGCATACTTGTTAACTCCGCTAATTAACACAGATGAAAAGCTGTGA
- the ppp5c gene encoding serine/threonine-protein phosphatase 5, translated as MAHVPDYVSEKKMAEGGNDAELLKEKANKYFKEKDYENAIKYYSEALEVNPSNAIYYSNRSLAYLRTECYGYALADATKALEIDKNYIKGYYRRATSNMALGKFKAALKDYETVVRVRPNDKDARMKYQECNKIVKQKAFERAIASDEIKKSVVDSLDIENMTIEDEYVGPKLEDGKVTLKFMKEMMDWFKDQKKLHRKCAYQILVQVKDVLSKLPSLVEITLKETEKITICGDTHGQYYDLLNIFQLNGLPSDTNPYLFNGDFVDRGSFSLEVILTLFGFKLLYPDNFHLLRGNHETDNMNQMYGFEGEVKAKYTAQMFQLFSEVFQWLPLAQCINNKVLVMHGGLFSEDGVTLEDLRKIDRNRQPPDSGPMCDLLWSDPQPQNGRSISKRGVSCQFGPDVTERFLEQNKLDFIVRSHEVKAEGYEVTHSGKCITVFSAPNYCDQMGNKGAYIHLRGSDLKPEFHQFTAVPHPNVKPMAYANTLMQLGMM; from the exons ATGGCGCACGTACCGGATTACGTCAGTGAGAAGAAGATGGCGGAGGGAGGTAATGAtgcagagctgctgaaggagaaggCGAATAAGTACTTTAAAG agaaaGACTATGAAAATGCAATCAAGTACTACTCAGAGGCCTTGGAGGTCAATCCCTCCAATGCCATCTACTACAGCAACCGGAGCCTGGCATACCTACGCACAGAGTGCTATGGCTATGCCCTGGCTGATGCTACGAAGGCCCTGGAGATAGACAAAAATTACATCAAGGGGTATTACCGCCGTGCCACCTCCAACATGGCACTGGGCAAGTTCAAGGCTGCACTTAAGGACTATGAGACG GTAGTGAGGGTTCGACCAAATGACAAGGATGCAAGGATGAAGTATCAGGAATGTAACAAGATTGTGAAACAGAAGGCTTTTGAGAGAGCCATCGCCAGCGATGAGATTAAAAAATCTGTTGTTGACTCACTGGACATCGAAAACATGA CAATTGAGGATGAGTATGTCGGTCCCAAACTGGAAGATGGGAAGGTCACATTAAAGTTCATGAAGGAGATGATGGACTGGTTCAAGGACCAGAAGAAACTGCACAGAAAGTGTGCTTATCAG ATTTTGGTGCAAGTTAAAGATGTTCTATCGAAACTACCAAGTCTTGTTGAGATCACATTAAAAGAG acagaaaaaataacaatttgtggTGACACCCATGGGCAATACTACGATCTCCTCAACATCTTCCAGTTGAACGGCCTCCCTTCAGATACCAACCCCTAT CTGTTCAATGGTGACTTTGTGGATCGTGGCTCTTTCTCTCTTGAGGTCATTCTTACCCTCTTTGGCTTCAAGCTGCTCTACCCTGACAACTTCCACTTGCTTAGGG GTAACCACGAGACAGACAACATGAACCAGATGTATGGATTCGAAGGGGAGGTCAAAGCCAAGTACACAGCCCAGATGTTCCAGCTGTTCAGCGAGGTCTTCCAGTGGCTGCCTCTAGCACAGTGTATCAACAACAAAGTACTG GTTATGCATGGTGGACTGTTCAGTGAAGATGGTGTCACATTGGAAGACCTCAGGAAGATTGACAGGAACAGACAGCCTCCAGACTCAG GTCCCATGTGTGACCTCCTCTGGTCCGATCCACAGCCTCAG AATGGGCGCTCAATCAGCAAGCGAGGAGTGAGTTGTCAGTTCGGGCCAGATGTGACAGAGCGCTTCCTGGAACAGAACAAGCTGGATTTCATTGTGCGTAGTCATGAGGTCAAAGCTGAGGGCTACGAGGTCACTCACTCAGGGAAGTGCATCACCGTGTTCTCAGCACCCAACTACTG TGATCAGATGGGAAACAAAGGAGCTTATATCCACCTCAGGGGATCAGACCTCAAGCCAGAATTTCACCAGTTCACTGCTGTG CCTCATCCGAATGTCAAGCCCATGGCGTACGCCAATACGCTAATGCAGTTGGGGATGATGTAG